A genomic window from Xenorhabdus cabanillasii includes:
- a CDS encoding recombinase family protein — MLIGYMRVSKADGSQTNDLQRDALIDSGVDIAHLYEDLASGKREDRPGLSACLKALRPGDTLIVWKLDRLGRDLRHLINIVHDLTGRGIGLKVLTGHGATIDTTTAAGKLVFGIFAALAEFERELIAERTTAGLASARARGRKGGRPYKMTPVKLRLAMASMGRPETKVSTLCQELGITRQTLYRHISPDGQLRADGIKLLNRG, encoded by the coding sequence ATGTTAATCGGGTATATGCGGGTTTCAAAAGCTGATGGTTCTCAGACGAATGATTTACAGCGTGATGCACTGATCGACTCTGGTGTTGATATTGCCCATCTTTATGAGGACCTGGCATCCGGCAAACGAGAAGATCGCCCTGGACTCTCTGCCTGTTTGAAGGCACTACGACCAGGAGACACACTGATCGTATGGAAGTTGGACCGTCTTGGTCGTGACCTTCGTCATCTCATTAATATTGTGCACGACCTTACCGGAAGAGGAATAGGACTGAAGGTACTGACTGGTCATGGTGCGACCATCGACACCACAACCGCTGCCGGTAAACTCGTATTTGGTATTTTTGCCGCACTGGCCGAGTTCGAGCGCGAACTCATTGCAGAACGAACGACCGCTGGTCTGGCATCAGCGAGAGCCCGCGGCAGGAAGGGAGGTCGGCCTTACAAAATGACACCTGTAAAATTGCGCCTGGCAATGGCATCAATGGGACGACCAGAGACAAAAGTCAGTACGTTATGCCAGGAACTGGGAATAACTCGGCAAACCCTGTACAGACATATTTCTCCAGATGGTCAATTGCGGGCTGACGGGATAAAGCTACTCAACCGGGGATAA
- a CDS encoding GHMP kinase, with amino-acid sequence MAEAACPASCGELIQGWLFGGEKLISCPINWFSYVSVSEGIPVPHERPRMRQMVNLLLDYWQEPSELTSGLRIEHQSTIPVAKGMASSTADIAATAQATARLLGKSLTSKELAQLCVRLEPTDSTIFEQLTLFDHLTAQTQIPFGWQPDIDILLLESSQTILTEKYHQQDHGAQLRDNAPLFRQAWWQFCTAIQRHDNDCLGEACTLSAIASQSILPKPCFDQLRDLVEKTGIYGLNVAHSGSVVGLLFNSHHHDANYLRWWLHQKRIAGYYPKIHQVKLIAGGVR; translated from the coding sequence ATGGCTGAAGCCGCTTGTCCTGCCTCCTGTGGAGAACTTATACAAGGGTGGCTGTTTGGCGGAGAAAAGTTAATCTCTTGCCCAATCAATTGGTTCAGTTATGTTTCTGTCAGTGAAGGTATTCCCGTACCACACGAACGGCCACGTATGCGTCAGATGGTAAATTTATTGCTGGATTACTGGCAGGAGCCATCTGAACTGACTTCTGGCTTGCGTATTGAGCACCAATCAACAATTCCAGTCGCTAAAGGCATGGCCAGCAGCACAGCAGATATTGCTGCCACCGCACAGGCCACCGCCAGATTATTAGGCAAGTCACTGACCAGTAAAGAATTAGCGCAACTCTGTGTCAGACTGGAACCCACTGACAGTACGATATTCGAACAATTGACTTTGTTTGATCATCTCACCGCCCAGACTCAGATTCCCTTCGGCTGGCAACCGGATATTGATATTTTGCTACTGGAAAGCTCACAAACTATTTTGACAGAAAAATACCATCAGCAGGATCACGGCGCACAATTGCGGGATAACGCCCCGCTATTCCGGCAGGCATGGTGGCAATTTTGTACAGCGATCCAACGACATGACAATGACTGTCTTGGGGAGGCTTGCACATTAAGCGCCATCGCCAGCCAATCGATACTGCCAAAACCTTGTTTTGATCAACTGCGGGATTTGGTCGAAAAAACCGGGATCTACGGCCTGAACGTTGCTCACAGCGGCAGTGTTGTTGGCCTGTTATTCAATTCACATCACCATGACGCAAATTACCTGCGCTGGTGGCTGCACCAAAAGAGGATCGCTGGATACTATCCGAAAATTCATCAAGTCAAACTGATTGCGGGTGGTGTCCGTTGA
- a CDS encoding condensation domain-containing protein, protein MSKSCSRINNENENSSVSSCKFSLSSTQQVVWLDQILRPDNPCYNLGSVVLIEGKLDEALLIRAFETVVYRHDALRLRLINTQALPLQEIAKTLPVAVKIHDFSQHTDSEAQATQHIRAAFMQSFDLNGALWRAELLRVSDTRWYWQFCCHHLIGDATSLGLIPEDLAYIYGCLIRGEQLFEPASSYLDFVTEDNAYFDSQRYVQDRQFWLERYANLPPALIQPLNPGVLRRNLRFFRSLNLSPVE, encoded by the coding sequence ATGTCTAAGTCATGCAGTCGTATTAACAACGAAAATGAAAATTCTTCTGTATCTTCTTGCAAATTTTCACTCAGCTCTACTCAGCAAGTCGTCTGGCTTGACCAGATTCTCCGACCTGATAACCCCTGCTATAATCTTGGTTCAGTTGTTCTCATTGAAGGAAAGTTGGATGAAGCACTGTTAATACGTGCTTTTGAAACCGTTGTTTATCGTCATGACGCATTACGTTTACGACTCATCAATACCCAGGCATTACCACTTCAGGAAATTGCGAAAACTTTACCCGTTGCTGTGAAAATTCACGATTTCTCACAGCATACCGACTCAGAAGCCCAAGCCACGCAGCATATCCGCGCAGCTTTCATGCAATCGTTCGATTTAAATGGCGCTCTGTGGCGTGCTGAACTACTACGGGTGAGCGATACACGCTGGTACTGGCAATTCTGTTGTCATCATTTGATCGGAGATGCTACAAGTTTAGGCCTGATCCCTGAAGACCTTGCCTATATTTATGGTTGTTTAATCAGAGGGGAACAACTATTCGAGCCTGCATCTTCCTATCTTGATTTTGTTACCGAAGATAATGCCTATTTCGACTCACAACGTTATGTGCAAGATCGGCAATTTTGGCTGGAGCGCTATGCGAACTTACCCCCCGCATTGATCCAACCGTTAAATCCAGGGGTTCTACGCCGGAACCTCAGATTTTTCCGGTCGTTGAATTTATCCCCGGTTGAGTAG
- the cbiB gene encoding adenosylcobinamide-phosphate synthase CbiB, protein MTVLLWFAAFILDMKLGDPPHWPHPVRWIGQLINQTEQFIRRFCRTETGLKWGGVLLWLLVVGSVWLASYWVLQLAYSVTFWLGWLAEIWLIYTVLAARSLSDAANAVYRALCQGNLSASREQLAKIVGRDTSQLQPPQISRAAIETVAENSVDGVIAPLFFLMLGGAPLAMAYKAINTLDSMVGYKTPRYRALGMFSARMDDVANWLPARLGWLLLAMAAKWQGLDFRQALHIGWRDRYQHSSPNSGWPEATVAGALGIRLGGPSVYFNQLVEKPWIGDARREVTPDDIPQSVQMMMVASVMALLLFALLHSLASVTV, encoded by the coding sequence ATGACAGTTTTATTGTGGTTTGCCGCTTTTATTCTGGATATGAAATTGGGTGATCCTCCTCACTGGCCGCATCCCGTGCGCTGGATAGGGCAACTTATCAATCAGACTGAGCAATTTATTCGCCGGTTTTGCCGGACAGAAACCGGCCTGAAATGGGGTGGCGTACTGTTATGGCTGTTAGTCGTGGGGAGCGTCTGGCTGGCGAGTTATTGGGTTTTGCAGTTGGCCTATAGTGTGACGTTTTGGCTAGGATGGTTAGCTGAAATTTGGCTGATTTATACCGTGTTGGCAGCACGCAGCCTGAGTGATGCAGCCAATGCCGTTTATCGGGCCTTGTGTCAGGGGAATTTGAGTGCCAGCCGTGAACAGCTCGCAAAAATTGTCGGCCGGGACACTTCCCAATTGCAACCGCCACAAATTAGCCGTGCTGCGATTGAAACTGTAGCAGAAAACAGCGTGGACGGTGTGATTGCACCATTGTTCTTCTTAATGCTCGGCGGAGCTCCACTTGCTATGGCCTATAAGGCTATCAATACCCTTGATTCAATGGTGGGCTATAAAACGCCCCGTTATCGGGCTCTGGGAATGTTTTCGGCACGTATGGATGATGTGGCGAATTGGCTGCCCGCCCGTTTGGGCTGGTTGCTGCTGGCGATGGCTGCGAAATGGCAGGGTTTAGATTTCCGGCAGGCACTGCATATCGGTTGGCGTGATCGTTATCAGCACAGTAGTCCCAATAGTGGCTGGCCGGAAGCAACTGTGGCAGGGGCATTAGGCATCCGTCTTGGCGGGCCGAGTGTTTACTTTAATCAGCTTGTCGAAAAGCCGTGGATTGGTGATGCAAGGCGCGAGGTCACTCCTGACGATATTCCACAGTCTGTTCAGATGATGATGGTGGCATCAGTAATGGCACTCCTGTTGTTTGCGCTGCTGCATAGTTTAGCCAGTGTGACGGTATAA
- a CDS encoding intradiol ring-cleavage dioxygenase translates to MKNERRLFLKQASITGAVFSLLPLIPAGALASSNSQPKKEDDINIGVCEMTPEEMSGPYFINNKLLRRNITEDEPGIPLLLTMKIIDSVTCKPLDDVFIDIWHCNAMGKYSGWKYINPDLKAPSGGIGTISRTDESTFLRGAQRTDKEGIVRFTTIFPGFYAGRALHIHLSARNANIQKRQEDKFYFVGQLYFPEDISKEVMINDMYSPRGIDRLKNEDDSIFSGSKNRAAILTVKKIGDSLLDGLHGKIVLSINKDNVSKKITPKDLAKHTV, encoded by the coding sequence ATGAAAAATGAAAGAAGACTTTTTCTGAAACAGGCGAGTATTACTGGTGCAGTATTTTCATTATTACCTCTGATTCCAGCAGGCGCTCTCGCCTCTTCAAATAGCCAGCCAAAGAAAGAAGATGATATTAATATAGGCGTTTGTGAGATGACCCCAGAGGAAATGTCAGGCCCATATTTTATAAATAACAAACTACTGAGAAGGAATATAACAGAGGATGAACCAGGAATACCTCTTTTATTGACAATGAAAATAATTGATTCTGTAACCTGCAAACCTTTAGATGATGTCTTTATTGATATATGGCATTGTAATGCAATGGGAAAGTATTCAGGTTGGAAATACATAAACCCAGATCTTAAAGCTCCATCTGGTGGTATAGGGACGATTTCAAGAACGGATGAAAGCACATTCCTTCGTGGGGCGCAAAGGACAGATAAAGAAGGCATAGTCAGATTCACCACCATTTTCCCTGGATTCTATGCGGGAAGAGCTTTACATATCCATTTATCAGCAAGGAATGCGAATATACAAAAAAGACAGGAGGATAAATTCTATTTTGTAGGCCAGCTATATTTCCCTGAGGATATATCTAAAGAAGTCATGATTAATGATATGTATTCTCCAAGGGGTATTGACAGGCTTAAAAATGAAGATGATTCCATCTTTTCTGGCTCTAAAAATAGAGCTGCCATTTTGACAGTAAAAAAGATAGGGGATAGTCTATTGGATGGATTACATGGAAAGATAGTCTTATCGATTAATAAAGACAATGTGTCCAAGAAAATAACCCCTAAAGATTTGGCTAAACACACTGTGTAG
- a CDS encoding YadA-like family protein, with protein sequence MFNMKTTPRKLAILSVLISSALLSETAAAATASGTTFVDGADTGGSGKEEVYTKTTVDTKLGEKANTADVYTKADADTKLGEKANTADVYTKTDADTKLGEKANAADVYTKTDADTKLGEKANVADVYTKADADTKLGEKANTADVYTKTDADTKLGEKANAADVYTKTDADTKLGEKANAADVYTKTDTDKRIGKVKTDLEGALKDDVKKNVEQSVVKDVKKDVKDELSGELNKGLLDVHGKLSTESQNRISGDIETLGKANGYTDQRFNELQSYTDQKVNYLDNKIDRIEKRANAGVASVAAMSNIPYSNNTGFSLGLGLGQYRNGSAVALGIQDKLNENVSLRLSTSWNNSGSPVFGAGVGISW encoded by the coding sequence ATGTTTAATATGAAAACTACACCGCGTAAATTAGCAATTTTATCTGTTTTGATCTCCTCTGCATTATTATCTGAGACGGCAGCAGCAGCAACTGCCAGCGGTACAACGTTTGTAGATGGAGCGGACACCGGCGGCAGCGGCAAGGAAGAGGTGTACACGAAGACTACAGTAGATACGAAGTTAGGTGAGAAGGCAAATACAGCAGATGTGTACACGAAGGCTGATGCAGATACGAAGTTAGGTGAGAAGGCAAATACAGCAGATGTGTACACGAAGACTGATGCAGATACGAAGTTAGGTGAGAAGGCAAATGCAGCAGATGTGTACACGAAGACTGATGCAGATACGAAGTTAGGTGAGAAGGCAAATGTAGCAGATGTGTACACGAAGGCTGATGCAGATACGAAGTTAGGTGAGAAGGCAAATACAGCAGATGTGTACACGAAGACTGATGCAGATACGAAGTTAGGTGAGAAGGCAAATGCAGCAGATGTGTACACGAAGACTGATGCAGATACGAAGTTAGGTGAGAAGGCAAATGCAGCAGATGTGTACACGAAGACTGATACAGATAAGAGAATAGGAAAAGTGAAAACTGATCTGGAAGGTGCTCTGAAAGATGATGTGAAGAAGAATGTAGAACAATCAGTAGTGAAGGATGTGAAAAAGGATGTGAAAGATGAGCTGAGCGGTGAGCTGAACAAAGGGCTACTTGATGTGCATGGAAAACTGAGCACTGAATCTCAGAACCGTATTTCAGGAGATATAGAAACGTTAGGTAAAGCAAATGGATATACTGATCAACGTTTCAACGAATTACAATCATATACAGACCAAAAAGTTAATTATCTCGATAATAAAATTGACCGAATTGAAAAACGCGCTAATGCTGGTGTTGCCAGCGTAGCAGCAATGAGCAATATTCCTTATAGCAATAATACCGGATTTAGTCTTGGTTTAGGCTTAGGCCAATACAGAAATGGCAGCGCTGTCGCTTTAGGTATTCAGGATAAACTGAATGAAAATGTAAGCCTTAGATTGTCAACCAGCTGGAATAATTCAGGTAGTCCGGTATTTGGGGCGGGTGTTGGTATAAGCTGGTAA
- a CDS encoding cobyrinate a,c-diamide synthase — MQQKYAFVIAGTGSGCGKTTVTLGIMRALMDRSLRVQPFKIGPDYLDGGWHRAVTGIISRNLDAFMLPESILNGLFSQAMADKDVAVIEGVMGLYDGYGTDPNYCSSAAMAKQLNCPVILLVDGKAVSTSIAATVMGFQQFDPTVNIVGVLINRVNRDSHFQLLKQAIEGYCGIPVLGRLPVMPEITLPSRHLGLIPAQEQDGQCDDKNQHEECWSRLAQQIEASVDLDKLLALTRLSSLPKGNIDSLVDPSMGQGLTLALAEDEAFNFYYPDNLLLLEKAGVTIKRFSPLHDHQLPECQMIYLGGGYPEIYARTLSSNYAMHTALRQAHQKGIPIYAECGGLMYLGDALIDTDGVRHDMVGLIAGESRMGDHLKRFGYCEATAMCDTPLVAKRETLRGHEFHYSDFITTQPPVFQCIKGTSKAAQKSWQGGYQNGNTLAGYLHIHFAQRPNLLHRWLMMARRLL, encoded by the coding sequence ATGCAACAGAAATATGCTTTTGTCATCGCCGGTACAGGTAGCGGATGTGGTAAAACAACCGTTACGTTGGGCATCATGCGCGCTTTGATGGACCGTTCACTGCGGGTACAGCCGTTCAAAATCGGGCCTGACTATCTGGACGGTGGCTGGCATCGCGCCGTGACAGGAATCATTTCGCGTAATCTTGATGCTTTTATGCTTCCCGAATCTATCCTGAATGGTTTGTTTAGCCAGGCTATGGCCGATAAAGATGTTGCGGTTATTGAAGGAGTCATGGGGTTATACGATGGCTATGGTACAGACCCCAATTATTGCAGTAGTGCGGCGATGGCAAAACAACTTAACTGTCCGGTGATTTTATTGGTGGATGGTAAAGCGGTTTCTACCTCAATTGCCGCTACAGTGATGGGGTTTCAGCAGTTCGACCCGACGGTCAATATTGTGGGAGTGCTGATCAACCGCGTCAATCGGGATAGCCACTTCCAGTTATTAAAACAGGCAATTGAAGGTTATTGCGGTATTCCTGTTTTGGGGCGGCTTCCTGTTATGCCAGAGATTACCCTTCCTTCCCGCCATCTTGGGCTGATCCCTGCACAAGAACAAGACGGTCAGTGTGATGACAAAAATCAGCACGAAGAATGCTGGTCTCGTCTTGCTCAGCAGATTGAAGCCTCGGTGGATTTGGATAAGTTGCTGGCATTAACCCGGCTGTCTTCCTTGCCGAAAGGAAATATCGATTCTCTGGTTGATCCCTCAATGGGACAAGGTTTGACGCTGGCTCTGGCAGAAGATGAGGCATTCAACTTCTATTATCCCGATAACCTGCTGTTATTGGAAAAAGCAGGCGTGACTATCAAACGCTTCAGCCCTCTGCATGATCACCAGTTACCTGAATGCCAGATGATCTATCTGGGTGGAGGATACCCTGAAATTTATGCCCGCACTTTATCTTCCAACTACGCCATGCATACCGCATTACGTCAGGCGCATCAAAAAGGCATTCCCATTTATGCGGAATGCGGTGGTCTGATGTATCTCGGTGATGCCCTGATTGATACAGACGGTGTACGGCATGACATGGTGGGTTTGATTGCCGGTGAAAGCCGGATGGGAGATCACCTGAAACGTTTTGGTTACTGCGAAGCCACCGCAATGTGTGATACGCCTTTAGTAGCAAAGAGAGAAACGCTGCGAGGGCATGAATTCCATTACTCGGATTTTATCACGACTCAGCCGCCTGTTTTTCAATGTATCAAAGGGACATCAAAAGCAGCGCAGAAAAGCTGGCAGGGCGGTTACCAGAACGGCAATACACTGGCGGGTTATCTGCATATCCATTTTGCCCAACGGCCTAATTTGCTCCATCGCTGGCTGATGATGGCACGGAGGCTGTTATGA
- the cobD gene encoding threonine-phosphate decarboxylase CobD: MSEHGGNIIGVAQQYGLPAGELIDFSANINPLGAPARVKALIKDSLADIEKYPDVEYRHLHQAIAKAQQCDYTKVIAGNGATELIYAVARYLNPKRALLLTPGFAEYRRALQQIGTEIIDYPLAAETGFQPDLRLFNTLAATKPDCVFIATPNNPTGLMPDNQFMQSLVAYCESQGISLIVDESFIDFLPDNRGLIPQCAVTIHLYVLRSMTKFFAIPGLRLGYLVSGNAAGIAEMKNRREPWSINAFAARVGEILFDEHDYISATHQWLKSQQYYLWNQLSTFPELTVWPPAANFLFFRCNQPNVDLWHALLKHRLLIRHCKNYAGLDERYYRIAVRSEWENQRLIAAMQQVFTYG; this comes from the coding sequence ATGAGTGAACATGGAGGCAATATCATTGGCGTTGCCCAACAATATGGCCTGCCAGCCGGTGAGCTGATTGATTTCAGTGCTAATATCAATCCGTTGGGGGCACCTGCACGGGTTAAAGCGTTAATCAAAGATAGTCTTGCCGATATCGAAAAGTACCCGGATGTGGAATATCGCCATTTGCATCAGGCAATCGCAAAGGCCCAACAATGTGATTACACAAAGGTAATAGCCGGTAATGGTGCAACAGAACTGATCTATGCCGTCGCCCGTTATCTCAATCCCAAACGAGCCTTGCTTCTTACTCCGGGATTTGCCGAATACCGACGGGCCTTGCAGCAAATTGGAACAGAGATTATCGATTATCCATTAGCAGCAGAAACCGGATTTCAACCTGATTTACGCCTGTTCAATACGCTTGCGGCGACTAAACCCGATTGCGTTTTTATCGCCACACCCAATAATCCCACCGGATTAATGCCGGATAACCAGTTTATGCAATCGCTGGTAGCATATTGTGAGAGTCAGGGGATCTCGCTGATTGTCGATGAATCCTTTATTGATTTTCTGCCTGATAACCGGGGGTTGATACCTCAATGTGCGGTCACTATTCATCTTTATGTATTGCGTTCAATGACAAAATTTTTTGCCATCCCAGGGTTACGTTTAGGCTATTTAGTCAGCGGAAATGCAGCGGGGATTGCAGAGATGAAAAACCGACGTGAACCGTGGTCAATTAATGCCTTTGCTGCGCGGGTTGGTGAGATTTTGTTTGATGAACATGATTATATTTCTGCAACCCATCAATGGCTGAAATCGCAGCAATATTATCTGTGGAACCAACTTTCAACCTTCCCTGAACTGACGGTCTGGCCGCCAGCGGCTAATTTTCTGTTCTTTCGCTGCAATCAACCCAATGTCGATTTATGGCATGCTTTGCTTAAACATCGGTTATTGATTCGCCATTGTAAAAATTATGCAGGATTAGACGAACGTTACTATCGCATAGCCGTGCGCAGTGAGTGGGAAAATCAGCGCCTGATCGCAGCCATGCAGCAGGTTTTTACCTATGGCTGA
- a CDS encoding LysR family transcriptional regulator yields the protein MLKDNFTAIFYLIVVAHERSFTRAAAKLGLSQSALSHAIRSLEERLDIRLLARTTRSVVPTEAGEMLINNISPHLNEIENDLITLTDMRDRIAGNIRITLGEHALQSTVWPLLQPFVREYPDIHVELFMDNSMTDIISGRFDAGVRLGTLVAKDMVAVRIGPDWRECVVGAPEYFAAHGKPETPLDLQHHNCINIRRPTLGGLYTWEFSKGGQRTRVRVKGQLTFNNLEMRIEAAALGLGLSIVPEDAVEKEVAEGKLVKVLEDWCEPFPGYFLYYPSRKQHTSAFVKLIEAFRYKGQSKNGMQKSCLEYQETGT from the coding sequence ATGCTGAAGGATAATTTTACGGCTATTTTTTATCTGATTGTCGTTGCGCATGAGAGAAGTTTCACTCGTGCTGCTGCAAAACTTGGACTCTCACAGTCTGCATTAAGCCATGCCATAAGGAGCCTGGAAGAACGACTGGATATTCGACTACTAGCCAGAACGACCCGCAGCGTGGTGCCCACTGAAGCGGGAGAAATGCTGATTAACAATATCAGCCCCCATTTGAATGAAATTGAAAATGATCTCATCACGCTGACGGATATGCGGGATCGGATTGCGGGTAATATCCGCATTACTCTGGGAGAACATGCGCTTCAGTCTACAGTGTGGCCATTGTTACAGCCTTTTGTGCGTGAATATCCCGATATTCATGTAGAACTGTTTATGGATAACAGTATGACCGATATTATCAGCGGCCGTTTTGATGCGGGAGTACGTCTGGGGACGCTGGTAGCTAAAGATATGGTGGCTGTACGTATTGGCCCGGACTGGAGAGAGTGTGTAGTGGGAGCGCCAGAATATTTTGCTGCTCACGGTAAACCGGAAACGCCGCTCGATTTGCAGCATCACAATTGTATCAATATCCGGCGACCTACCTTAGGGGGTTTATATACCTGGGAATTTTCTAAGGGCGGGCAGCGAACGCGGGTACGGGTCAAAGGTCAGCTGACTTTTAATAATCTGGAGATGCGTATAGAAGCGGCTGCTTTGGGGCTTGGATTATCTATTGTTCCTGAAGACGCTGTAGAAAAAGAAGTTGCTGAGGGGAAGTTAGTTAAAGTTTTAGAGGATTGGTGTGAACCTTTCCCGGGATATTTTCTTTATTATCCGAGTCGAAAACAACATACATCGGCTTTTGTAAAATTAATTGAGGCATTTCGTTATAAAGGTCAAAGTAAAAACGGTATGCAAAAAAGCTGTCTTGAATATCAGGAAACAGGCACATAG
- the cobA gene encoding uroporphyrinogen-III C-methyltransferase, producing the protein MNKGYVWLVGAGPGDAGLITVKGLHCIQSADVIVHDRLVNSELIALRPDHCEIINVGKEHDYHPIPQEEINQILVRHALAGKQVVRLKGGDPYVFGRGGEEAEVLAQHGIKFEIVPGISSSIGGLAYAGIPVTHRDYASSFHVVTGHTSQGNEQQNWEILAQLEGTLIILMGMTRLMDICQQLIRYGKSPATPAAVIMYASHSKQKSVTGTLETLASKVEAEKLHAPALIVVGDVVNLADTLSFSPTYLTPGELFPALENPAERAIP; encoded by the coding sequence ATGAATAAAGGTTATGTGTGGTTAGTAGGTGCAGGCCCAGGTGATGCAGGTTTAATCACGGTCAAAGGATTACACTGTATTCAATCTGCGGATGTCATTGTTCATGACCGTCTCGTCAATTCTGAACTTATTGCCCTGAGACCAGATCACTGTGAAATTATCAATGTTGGAAAAGAACATGATTATCATCCTATCCCACAGGAAGAAATTAATCAGATTCTGGTAAGACATGCACTGGCTGGAAAGCAGGTTGTCCGTCTGAAAGGTGGCGACCCTTATGTCTTCGGCCGCGGAGGAGAAGAAGCGGAAGTGCTGGCACAACATGGTATTAAGTTTGAAATTGTGCCGGGGATCAGTTCCTCAATTGGTGGATTAGCCTACGCTGGCATCCCTGTCACCCACCGCGATTACGCATCAAGTTTCCATGTTGTGACAGGTCATACATCTCAAGGCAATGAACAACAGAACTGGGAAATACTCGCTCAATTGGAAGGAACATTGATTATTTTAATGGGGATGACCCGCTTGATGGATATCTGCCAGCAATTAATACGATATGGCAAATCCCCTGCCACACCTGCGGCAGTGATCATGTACGCCAGCCATTCCAAACAAAAGAGTGTGACAGGCACACTGGAAACTCTGGCTTCAAAAGTGGAAGCGGAAAAACTGCATGCCCCTGCGCTGATTGTGGTTGGCGATGTCGTCAATTTAGCGGACACACTCTCCTTCTCACCAACTTATCTGACACCCGGTGAGCTATTTCCTGCATTGGAGAATCCCGCAGAGAGAGCAATACCATGA